The DNA sequence ATTGTCTTCTTACTGTCCTGTTGCAGTAAAGAAAATGGTACTTGATCTATGATGACAAAACCATTTCTCAAGTACTTTTCCTTATTATTTCACGTATAGTACCTTAATGTTAGCAAAGTGAAAACGTGTTTAACATCTCATCGTCCTCTTCTAAACTGATCAgataaaatgagaaaaaataattattcagaaaaaaaaaaagccagtCTTTCTCTGatcttttctctctctatctcactCTCAGTTCTCAGTTTTTCTCTCGTAAAAACACCATTTCATTTATGGGAAATTGAACCCTCAGGAAATTCTGACAATCTGACGTCTTTCTCTCTAAGCcacataaaataacaaaaatattatcattTCATTGTTGGGacggaaaaaaaatgaaaagaaaacagGGGaagggaagaaaaaaaaataaaaaaagataaacgAATTTGATCCCATTTAGTATAAAGTTATAAACAAGTATTAagagtttctttttcttttctttttgatacttattattaattatttgttttttataaAAGAGAAGAAACCCCACCTCCACAGCCTCTATTTAATACAACCCCGCTCTTCATATGCGGAGACAACCTATCTATCTGTCTATGTATCTCTGAAGaccaaaaaaaactttatttccCATTCATTAAACACATATAGGAGCGAGTGAGGAAGTCAAAGTGTGATTAAGAGAGAGTGTTTGAGTGCTCTTTACGAGAGTATCTCTTTAAGTGTAGTGGAAAAACGCCATTGTAATTCCATCAAAACTACTCTTCGAGTTTCTTTCGATCATCATTATGTGTAATCCTACTACTAATACTTGTACTAGTTCTACAACAACCAAAGAAACAGAGCATAATATTAAGGAGCCACAAACCCATCTATTTCTCGACCTTTTATCCTTATCCAACACCAATATTAAAGATCAAGAAAAGACCACCTCGGCAAAACCTGATGATGATCACTACCAACAACCGAACAGTTTCACATCTGACATAATCTCTGAAGCCAAATCTCTCTTCAACTTGGGTTTTCCTATTGCCTTGACAGCTCTCATTCTCTACTCACGCTCAATAATCTCCATGCTTTTTCTCGGACACCTTGGCGATTTCCAACTTGCAGCAGGGGCTCTCGCCATCGCCTTCGCCAACATCACAGGCTACTCTGTTTTGTCGGGTTTAGCTTTGGGTATGGAGCCCCTGTGTTCCCAGGCTTTTGGGGCCCAACGTCCGAAACTCCTCTCCATTACCCTACACCGCTCAATCATCTTCCTCCTTGTTTCGTCCTTACCCATTTCGTTTCTATGGCTCAACATGTCCAGAATCCTCTTCTGTTTGAACCAGGACCCAAGTATCACAACTATGGCTCACACTTACCTTCTCTTCTCACTCCCTGACCTCTTCACCAACTCATTCATACACCCAATCCGCATTTACCTTCGCTCCCAAGGGATCACAGTCCCGCTCACTTTAGCATCCCTCGCCGGGACACTTCTCCACTTCCCACTCAACTTTCTTCTCGTGACTCGGCTCAAGCTCGGCGTAGCCGGCGTCGCTGCAGCTTCTTCCGCGGTTAACCTTTTTGTACTCCTCTGTCTCGTTACTTACGTCTGGTGGGATTCCGGTTTGCTGGAGCCGGCATGGTCGGCTCCGAGTCGAGAGTGCTTGAGCGGCTGGAAGCCTCTTCTCCGTTTGGCTGCGCCGAGCTGTGTCTCCGTTTGTTTGGAGTGGTGGTGGTACGAGATCATGATCGTGTTGTGTGGTTTTTTAGCGGACCCCAAATCAACAGTCGCTTCCATGGGGGTGCTTATCCAAACGACGTCGTTGATCTACGTTTTCCCGTCTTCGCTCGGGTTTGCTGTATCGACTCGGGTCGGGAATGAACTCGGGGCAAACCGGCCATACAGAGCGAAGCTATCGGCTGTGGTGGCAGTTTTGTTGGCTTTCGTGACGGGCCTATCAGCGATGAGCTTCGCTTACGGGATGAAGGACACGTGGGGCAGGATGTTCACGAGTGATGCCGAGATCCTACGGCTGACGTCGGCTGCTCTGCCAATCCTAGGGCTATGCGAGCTTGGTAACTGTCCGCAGACGGTGGGATGTGGGGTCCTCAGGGGGAGTGCGCGTCCCTGCACCGCTGCTAACGTGAACGTTAGCGCATTCTATCTGGTGGGCATGCCTGTTGCGATTGGGCTGAGCTTTTGGGTCGGGATTGGGTTTTGTGGGCTCTGGATGGGGTTATTGGCGGCCCAAATATGTTGTGCTGGGCTTATGCTCTACGTAGTTGGGACCACAGATTGGAATTTCGAAGCTAAGAGGGCCCAAATGCTAACATGCGCTGGCTGTGAAGATAACATTCTACCTAGTATCGATTGTAAGGATGATGAGGAACAGCCATTAATTTGTATTGTGGTTACTTCTTCTAAATAATCCAACAACTCAATTTAGTAAATCTAATATGTAACATCTTCTCTAGTTTTtccttaacattttttttaaaaaatttcactgTTATTGTTTATTACCACTGACTTTTTTTCCCCTTACTCTTAAGGAGGGTAACCTGAGACATTTTTGTTTCATCTTATTAATCATGTGATTGTTTAACCAGTTAAATCTTTTGGGTATATTATTtatcttaaattaataattagtacatatatataatcaatttgaTTCTTATATCTAACTATTGAGATTGATATGGCTAATAATGATGTTCAAACTGTCATCATcaccttttttttattaaaagaaaaaatcaaataaaacgcAACTATAATTACTTGACAATATCATATCAATTGCACACATATCTATACATTAAATATCTAACTACTAAAATCACTAGTAGAATAGTATCCATATTAATTGGTTTTGACACACAGGGCAATAATATGACATTTTTTATCATTGAAATTAATTGGGGCAGAATAGTAAAACTGGGAAATGTTTCGCAGATTCGGACATGTTTGATCTTTTTCTTTCATGTTTTGGTTGGGTAGGCAAAACTCGTTTGCTAAAAAGtatcatctcaaaaccaataaGAGAGTGACACGTGGAACCACTGATATCCCTATCACGTCAGATCATCAGGTCAGGCTCAAACACAGGAAAGAATAGAGAAagacttttatattttttttctttttcattttttttttttaaaaaaaaaatatatattgtgagTCTAATAATTGGGCTAACATGGTCCAGTTGGGCAGACGACGCAGACGCAATTGGTGCTCATCAATCTTTGATCAGCTTATCTTTAACTTCCTTCTTTTGCTATATAGTCATTTTAGCTTGAATGACACGGACTCTGCTTCTCgatgaaaaaacaaaacaaaacaaaaaaaaatagtggtACTCATCAAAATGGTGGCGGTACAAAGGATAACATTAcatcataatatataatataatacttaacataataattaacaataataatttaaatatacatattgACGTCAATAGCGACGGTGATGGCGATTACACTTAAAATTGTTTCAATTATAGGCTACCTCTTCAAttatatttcaatataatatatacCCAATTGTGATGATTTGCGGCCACCAAATTTATAGATTTGTATAGACTATGATATATGGTAATTTAATTTACGACAATTTTTTCCATATTAACGTGAATCTATAAGATTTTAAAGATCGAATCTCTCAACCGTCATAGAGAgaggtaaaataaaattaataaaggtgattttcaatttcaacatacattttatataattaggtaagggaattaattaattatgaattagtTGAAAATATCTTCCTGTTGGAAAGGGTTACTTTCTGGGGTATAAAGGGGGTGGTGGGGAAAAAGGAGAAGAAGGAGGAGGGAGGAGGAGGGTGCACATGGGTGATTTGAtcgttttatttatatatatatatgatacgaACAACGTCATTAATTAATGGGTtaattttaacatgtatttgCCTTGTAGTTAGGGGACCAATTTACTAATAAATCttcttaattttcttctttttggCCGGTTTATTAGTCAGATCACAACCACCATTACATTTGTAATAATTCCTcctaatattaatatacatgtGATATTGAAAAGTAGACACACACACCCAacaaaactttaaaatataatgtTGCACACGTTTTTAAAGAAAGTAATTTTGATTACACCCGTTACTCTctgtaaatgtaatttttttttaccagattacgtttatttattataaatatatgttacaatatatattatatatatatcgatGAATCCACTGTAAATATTCATACGTTCGGTTTCTACAAGATGATGAAACGGGTTTATTTCTATCCTTATTACGTTATGTATTAGATATCCTGGATAcacaaaataatttttgtttttattatttttttaaaaaaaattattaaaaaaattatatttaacacTAATAATTCTCCTGTTAAATTACGGGAAATCGCCATAAATTTATTACGGAAACAAAAAAGTTTTGGGTGTTAAACTCTCAATTATATCATTTCATTTGAATGCACTTAATtcttaaagtttaaattcttaTTGTAAAACCTTTCAAACTAATAAACCGTTATTATATTTAAA is a window from the Cannabis sativa cultivar Pink pepper isolate KNU-18-1 chromosome 1, ASM2916894v1, whole genome shotgun sequence genome containing:
- the LOC115704231 gene encoding protein DETOXIFICATION 51 codes for the protein MCNPTTNTCTSSTTTKETEHNIKEPQTHLFLDLLSLSNTNIKDQEKTTSAKPDDDHYQQPNSFTSDIISEAKSLFNLGFPIALTALILYSRSIISMLFLGHLGDFQLAAGALAIAFANITGYSVLSGLALGMEPLCSQAFGAQRPKLLSITLHRSIIFLLVSSLPISFLWLNMSRILFCLNQDPSITTMAHTYLLFSLPDLFTNSFIHPIRIYLRSQGITVPLTLASLAGTLLHFPLNFLLVTRLKLGVAGVAAASSAVNLFVLLCLVTYVWWDSGLLEPAWSAPSRECLSGWKPLLRLAAPSCVSVCLEWWWYEIMIVLCGFLADPKSTVASMGVLIQTTSLIYVFPSSLGFAVSTRVGNELGANRPYRAKLSAVVAVLLAFVTGLSAMSFAYGMKDTWGRMFTSDAEILRLTSAALPILGLCELGNCPQTVGCGVLRGSARPCTAANVNVSAFYLVGMPVAIGLSFWVGIGFCGLWMGLLAAQICCAGLMLYVVGTTDWNFEAKRAQMLTCAGCEDNILPSIDCKDDEEQPLICIVVTSSK